TGGACAAATCGGTGTCTTCAGCGATCTTGGCGATCGGCTTACTGATGGTGATCTTCTGGTCCCACTTCAGCTTGCCGGCGTGAACCGCCTGTAACACCAAATAAATCGATAACAGTTTAGACATCGAGGCCACCGGCAAGGACTGGTCACCGTTCTTCTCGTACAAAATCTGGCCGGTCGTGGCGTCCACGGCAATCCCGGCCTTCGCCTTCAGGTTTACCGTGGAACTGGTGGTACTCGTTGTCGCAGCGTGAGCCGTTACCGTAGGCGTTACTGCGCCGGTACTCAGGCCACCCGTAAGTAAGGTTACGGCCGCGACGACCCCAACCATGAATTGACGTAAACGTTTCAAAGCAAAACTCTCCCGTTCTTATGTAATCGCGACTGCTGCCGCGATTGATTTTTTAGTCACACTTAAGCAGTGGGTCCCGCCGTTTTTAACCGCTGGGGCACCGCCAAAGGGTGCGCGTGTTCTGTTGGTAGATGAATCACAAAACTGGTGAGGGCATCGTCGGATTCGACGTAAATATACCCACCGTGTAGGGCCACGATGCTTTGCGCAATCGCTAAGCCTAACCCCGTCCCGCCAGTTTCCTTGGACCGCGATTCCTCGACGCGGTAGAACCGCTCGAAAATCAGGGCTAAGGATTCCTTGGGGATCTTCGGCCCATCGTTGGTCACGCGGACCTCCAGCTCGGCCTCGGAGACGCGGCGCGCCACCAGATTGATGTGCTTACCACCATCCCCGTACTTCAGGGCGTTACTGACCAAGTTGTTGAAGATGCGGACCAACTTCTCGGGATCGGCCTCCATCATCAATGGCGTCTCGCCCACATCGGCACCGATCGCCATGCCCTTCTTCTGGGCCTCCAGTTCGAAGCTGGCCGCCAGCTGTTCCAGCATGGCGCCCAAGTCGATCTTAGTCAGACTCAGGGGCGTATCGGTCTGACGTACCTTGGTGTACTCGAACAGATCGTCGACCAGCGACTTCATCTGCTTGGACTTGAGAAAGGCCGTGTGGGTGTACTTAAGCAGGTCGGTCTCCGAATTGTACTGCTTGTCCTCAATCAAGCCGAGGTACCCGATGATCGAGGTCAGCGGCGTGCGAATATCGTGGCTGACGTTGGTAATCAACTCGTCCTTGGACTTCTCGATCGCCCGTTCCTCGTCCATCGAATGAATGACCGAATCGACCAACGCGTTAACCGAATCGACCACCCGTTGCACGTCCCCACTGACCCGAAACGGGATGCGGTGGTCGAAGTGCCCGTTGGCGATGTAGTGCAACTCTTCAATAATATGGTGCAACTGCATTTGCTTGTAGCGGCGAATCAAGCGCCACCACACCACCAACGCATCACCAATCATCATCAGGCCAATGAAGAGGTTCTCCCAACTCCACAATTGGTAGTGATGGGGACCTAACACCACGGAGCGTTTAATGATGAAGATCCCGTCGCGCAGTCCGGGATTACTCTCGATGGCCTGAACGATCAAAACTAAGAGCGCCAAATTCAGCATGAGCAGCAGAATTACCGTGACGACGCCTTCCATAAAGAGGGCGCTTTTCTCACGGGTCGTGAGCTTCATGCTGGTGGGGTTAGTGGGATTCAATCTTGTACCCCACGCCCCAGACCGTTTGAATTACCTTTTCGCCGTTCGTGGCCTCTTCGATCTTATCGCGCAAGTGACTCACGTGAACCATCACGGTCTTGGCGGACACGATACTTTCTTGACGCCAGACCCGCTCGAAGATCTCATCGGCCGAGAAAACCCGGTTGGGGTGACTCGCTAATAGGTAGAGAATTCCAAATTCCAACGCGGTCAACGAGACGGTCTTACCGGTGATTGTCTTGACCTCGTGGGAGTCCTTGTTAATGGTCAGCGTCCCAATGTCTAAGACGTCGGGACTATCGTCGGTCACTTGGTCCTGGCTCCGCCGCAACAGCGACTTGACCCGGGCCATGACTTCCAGCGGGTTGAACGGCTTGGTGACGTAATCGTCCGCCCCGGTGATCAGGCCCTGAATCTTATCCATGTCGCCGGTCTTGGCCGACAAGATCAGAATCGGGATCTGCGAGTCTTTTCGGACTTCCTTGATGACTTCAATCCCACTCATCTCGGGCATCATCACGTCTAAGATCATTAGTGCAATATCGGGCGTGGTGTGTAACTTGGTGAGGGCTTCCTTACCATTATATGCGGTCAAGGGCTCGTAGCCTTCGTTTTTAATGTAGATTTCGAGTAATTGGGCGATTTCTTTATCGTCGTCGACAACTAAAATTTTCATCTTCACGTTCTCCTTCACAATAACCGCCCACTTACGAGCAGTCAGTTTCGGCATTTAAGCTTAGTGTACCAAAAATTCTTCCGGCAATCCGGCTTGGCCCGGAACCTTTACTCAGGCGTAAGGCAATTTAACAGTTCTTAATTTTACACTAATTACCCCCGTCTAGCCACCGCCGCCCCTTTTCTGACCCAGCACTTGTTCGGGGGCGCTATCAATCGTCAAAACTGGTCAAAAAATCTTTAGCCCCCTAAACCGGCCCCCGGCCAAAACCGTCACCCGCCGGTCACAACCGGACGAAAAATCGCACACTCCTTGGACCAATTTACCCTTATCTGGCGATAAACCACCGCAAAACGTTCGTTATTTTTTTAATCGTCTTTTTTATGGTGATCCTTAAATTCAAGACTCCCCTAAACCTTTTGGGGGAGTCTGGTTTGGATTGGATTTTAAACAATCTAAATTTGTATAGCAAACAACCGGTTTTTGGTTTTGACCACAAACCCTTATCTGTAACTATTTCTAAGGGTCTAAAGGGTCATTTTTAATGGTTTATACCCACTTCATAAAAATTGTCCCCTCGAAACTATCTACAGTCAACTAGGTGTGTGAACAAATCAATTCGATTTCAAGGCATACTAGCATTGTTCAAAGGGATAAGGAATTTAGAAAATCAAAACATTCGGAATTTTAGAAAGTGGGTTAAACATCATGTTTAAGCAAATCATCAAACAAATCGCTATCGTCTCCGCAACCTTTGCTTTAGCCTTCACCACGTTAGGTGGGTCGGTTAACGCCGCTGAAAATGCCAAGACGCCTACCTGGGGTGCTTGGAAGACCACGACGATCACCTACAAGACCGATGTTTCCTCCAAGTACTACAAGGGTGTTTGGAAGAACGCTGTGAAGTCCTGGAACAAGGTTGGCGTTGTTGAATTAGTTCCTGCCAAGAGCGGTGAAAAGGCCGACATTACGTTGACTTCCTCCAACAGCTTGAAGACTAAGGGTGATGATTTAGCCGGTTACACCAACTACGCTTACTACCAGAAGAGCGATAGCAACCAGATTGTTTCCGCTACCTCGACGTTAAACAAGAAGTTACTGAACAAGTACAACTACACCAAGACTCAACGGACCAACGTGGCAACTCACGAAATTGGCCACGCCTTAGGCTTAAGCCACTCCAAGTCCGAAGCCAGTGTGATGTACGCCAGCGAACGGTACGCATCCATTGAACAACAAGACAAGGTTGCCTTACAACAAGCCTACAACAACTAAGCTTCTTCCCACTTTCTAAAATCCCGAATGTGAACCCCCGTCAGGACCGAATGCCTGCCGGGGGTTTTAATTTACCTATTTTTTCAAAAATGCAAAAAAGCACCAGCTCCGGGCTAAACCCGTGAGCTGGTGCTGGTAGTTAGTTTTATTTGTAGTTAGGTGCGGCCTTGGTGATCTGAACGTCGTGCGGGTGAGATTCCCGTAAGCCGGCGTTAGAAATCTTAACGAATTGGGCGTTATCGATCAGCGCTTGAATGTTCGCACTGCCCGTGTAGCCCATCCCGGAACGTAGACCCCCGATCATCTGGAAGATGATGTCGTTAACGCTCCCCTTGTAAGCCACGCGGGCTTCGATACCTTCGGGCACCAACTTGTTGGCTTCATTGACACTACCTTGGAAGTAGCGGTCTTTGGAGCCCTTTTCCATGGCGGCTAAACTGCCCATGCCCCGGTAGGACTTGTACTTCTTCCCACCATCTTCGATGACGTCGCCAGGCGCTTCATCGGTCCCGGCAAACATGGACCCAAACATCACGGCGTTTCCGCCGGCGGCCATGGCCTTGACGATGTCGCCGGAGTACTTCATGCCCCCGTCAGCGATGATGGGTTTGCCAAATTCACGAGCGACGTTAGCGGCATCGTAAACGGCCGTAATTTGCGGCACCCCGACACCGGCAACCACCCGCGTGGTGCAGATAGAACCAGGGCCGATACCGACCTTAACCACGTCGACGCCGGCTTCGAACAGTGCCCGGGTCCCTTCACCCGTAGCGACGTTCCCCGCGATTAACGTGGCGTCCGGTAACTCTTCACGAATCTGAGCGACCTTCCGCAGCACCCCGGCGGAGTGACCGTGGGCCGTATCGATGATAATCGCGTCGGCCCCGGCGTCTAGCAGCGCGTGAGCCCGTTCGAACGTATCGGACGTGACCCCCACGGCAGCGGCCACCAGCAAGTGGTTGTTGGCGTCCACGGCGGCGTTAGGGTGCTGAGCGGCATCGTTTTCGATGGCCTTAACGTCAGCGACCATCTGGGCCTGCTTCGCGGTGGTCATGTTCTTGTGAATGACTCCCAACCCACCGTTGTAGGCCATGGCCGTGGCCATCTTGGTCTCGGTGACCGTATCCATCGAGGCACTTAAGAACGGGATATTCAACTTTAAATTCGGGGCTAATTGGACACTCAAATCGACTTCGTCCGGCAAAACGTGACTTTCCGCGGGAATTAACAGTACATCATCAAACGTGATTCCTTCTTTAGCAAACTTCGTGTCCCAATTAGACATAATAGTTGATCGCTCCTCTGTGATTTAGTCTCAGGCTCGGTTAGGAATCCTGGGAGATATTGTTCTCTAATGTACCAGCCAAACCTTGGTCGGTCAAGGTTTCTCATCGAACTTTCATGGTTTTTCATGAAAATGGGGCAGTTCTCCATATTTTCACTGGAAGTTCCCCCACCTTTGGCCTGACCAGCTTCCCCGCGTCGCTTCGGTAGTTGGGCACTAACGCTCAGGTCGGCGTCTCCAGCGGATGACGAGTCCGAGTCCGCCGAGCCAGACCACCAACGATACCCAGCCGCTTACCCGTTGGCTGACCGTCGGGTGGTAGCGGTAAGTCACCCGGTTAATCCCCCGCCGCAGCTGCACGGCGATGACCCGGGTGGCGTCTAACCAGAAATCCTGGGGACGGCCGTTCACCCACACGCGGTCATCGTAAAAGTAAATCACCGGTAATCTCACGATGCGCGCCGTGCGACTCCGGATACGGTAGCTCACACCCAACGGTTGCACCCGCCGCGACACCACGTGCAGTCCACTTGGTCGTTGACCGTTCGGCTGGGTGTTCATAACCGCCACGGACTTGGTACGAATGGCCGCCATGGTTGGCGTGGCCGCGGCCGGTAGGTAATCGGCATCCTGGTCAACAGCTTGTTGGGTTGCCGCGTGATAGGTCGTGGCCGTGACGATTTTCGGGCCGGTCGCGACTTGTCGATAGAGCCGTTGATTAGCGGTCAGACTAAGGCTCACCACGATGACCGTCACCCCAACCAGAAGCCCTAGTTGTTCTCGTAACCGGCTAGGACGTCCCAGTTGCACCATGCCCTGTGCGCCCGCTAAGGCGATGAAGAAGGTTGCCAGGGTCAAGCAGCGCCAGGGAAATTGCAGCATTCCCAGTGGACCTTGTAGGAGCCGCCAGGGGAACCATCGGGTCGCCAACCAGACGTTGACCCAGCCCAGAATCAGGAAATAGCGATCGATGCTGCGCAGTCGGCGCCAAGCCAACACGGCCACCAGACTGGCCAACAGGAGACTTAGTCCTAAGCCCACATGGTCCGACGTGACCCGATTTTGAAGCGTATCGCGTAAGAATTGCCCCGGTTGGAGCGCACTTTGAGCCAACTGATAGCGCATGACGCCTAAGGACGGCGACCGGTAGAGCTGTTCAGCCAACGGGACCAGAAACGTCGCCGCCAGGAGGACCGTCGCCCCACCAGCCAGGACGAGGTGCCCCAGTCGGGCCTTTAAGCGGTCGCGGCGCAGGCCCCACAAGCCCAACATGCCCAAGATGGCCAAGCTGCACAGGACCACCGACAGCACGTGGGTTAAAGCCACTAACGCCATGCCAATGGCCAACCAGAACCATTGCCGATCATCCCCGGCAATCAGGCAGTAGGCCCCATAAATCACCAAGGGCAGTACCGCGAGCACCAGCCCCTCGGCTAACGCGCCCCGCACGAAGAAGTCCAATAGCCGGTACTGGGCAAACCCATAGATGACGGCTAACACGGCCCCGGCCAGCCGACTGTCCAACAACCGCCGACCGACCCAGGCCGTGAGTTCCAGCGTCAAGTCGGTCACCAGTCCTAAGAAGAGGTAGTAGGCGGTCACCCCGTTCACCACCAAGTGGAGCCAGGCGGCCGGCAGTAACGTCACGGCCGGGTAGAACAGGTTGATGGGATACCCCCACTCGCTAAAGGCCCCGGTGGTCACCGGCGGCACCGCCCACCACCGACCGGTCGTCGCGATGTAGTGGGTTAACCCCTGCAGGCGGTTCAAGTGAAATTGCAGGTCGTCGCCAAGATACAGCCGACCGGAGAAGGCCCAGGGCAGTAACCAGATTAGGCTGAGTCCTAGAAACGCCAAGCTTTCTAGCAGCCGCCAGTGTCGCGCTCCCCAGCGGCTCATTGGTCCACCTTGCGCTGGAAGAGCCAGTACGTCACGTTAGTGCTCTCAAAGATTTGACTGTGCTTGGCCACTAAGCGGTAATGGCGGTACAAGGGACCGGCCAACGTCGCCGTCCCCGGATTGAGGTTCCCCGCCGTGATCCGACCGTCGTTACCCACGTACCCCCGCCAATTCCGGACGGAGCGCCCGTGCGGCGTGTTCAGGACCACCCACCCCACGCGCTGGTGCTTGATGGCACTGACCTGCTCCCGTAAGATTTGGGGCGCGGCGGCCTGCGGAATGTTGTAGTTTTGGAAATAATACAACGAAGGCACAGCCCCCGCCGCCGTATAAAAGCCCATGTCGATCGACCCGTAATTCAGTAGGGTTAACCGGTGGTGCTGCGGAGTCCGGGCACGCATTAGACGCCCAAATTCAACCTGTGCGGGCTGTTGTGGGACCTTCGTTTGACGTTCGGTAATCGACGAATTATTGGGAAAGAGCCGCGACTTGGTGACGTTACCGTTCACCCCCAACACCAGAAACAGGCTGAGAATCATCACGGCCACGATGCTAAACGGGTCCTCCAAGCGAGGAAGTTGAACCCGATCAAAAAATAGTTTGGCGAAGTAAATCAGCGGCAGCACGAAGAACGCAAAGTAGATTAATTGGTAGTATTGGTAGACCGTGTCCGTCTGATAGCCGTACAGCGCTAGCAAATCGGTCGTCACGAAGACCAGTAGATAGAGGGCCTTGGTGAAGGGCTGTTGGAGTAAGTCCGTCTGAAAAATCAGCACGAAGGTTCCCAGGATGCCCAAGATGAAGAAGAGGACGTCGCCCATGTAAAACTGGGCCAATAAGACCACCGACTGAATGAGATTGGAGAAGACCGAGACCGACGACGTGAGGTAGACGTGCGTGTTAAACAGGATGTAAACGTTAATGAAGTCGCCTAACGCCCCGTGGGCCAGGAAGTACACCAGCCAGGGCACCGTGGTCAGCAAAAAGCCGCCACCACTCCAGAGAACCAGTCTCCCCAAGTGACGCCACTGCCGATGTGCTAGCAGATACCCGCCTAAAATCAGGTAAAAGGCGATCCAGCCCCCCAATAACGTGTATTTCGAGAGGAAGACCAGACCCACGAAGGCCCCTTGGAGGGCGAACCAGACGGGCGACACCCGTGCGCCCTTGCGATCGAGTAACACGATCAAGTAGACCAGAGACAATAACAACGGGATCGTAAAGAATTCCACGGTATCGCCGTAGTCAAAGTACGGGTGGTAGAGGAAAAGGACCGGCGATAATAGCGCCGTCAAAAACGCCGTTAGCGGCGTCATTCGTAAGCGGAGGGCCAAGTGATGCACCAAGATCATGGCCGCGGCTAAGGTGAGAATTTCCCCCACAAAAATGAGTAGAAAACTGCGGTTCGAGACCAGGTAGGCTAACCCGTGCCAGAAGTACACGTAGGGTCCCTTTTGCTCGAAAATGTCTTTGTATGGGACGATGCCGTGCATCATGGCCTTACCGACCGTGAAGAAGGCGTTGTTGTCGGGTGAAACGTCAAAGTAATAGGCCGGTGACGTGTAGGAACAAAACGCCATTAAAAAGGCCCCCACGATGGCCAACAGGTAGTCGTACTGCGCCGCGTGGCTGCTCAAAACTCGTTTAAGGTGTGTCAAAAATACTCTCCCCTATCCATCAGATGTCGTGCCAACGGGTCATGACCGCGGCTGGGTGCCGTCAAGCCACAAAAAAAGCGCGGTCAGTCTGACCACGCTCCTGTCGTGCTCGGTTTAGGCGTTAACCCTTACTTAGCAATCTTAACCGTAACGGTGTAAGTCTTGTAACCCTTTTGTGCAACGGAAGCCTTGAAGGTCTTACCCTTGTGCAACTTCTTAGCTTGCTTCTTGGTCAACTTAACCGTGAACTTACCGTTCTTCTTAACGCTGTACTTCTTAACGGTTTGCTTCTTGCTGTTCTTCAACGTTACCTTGGAACCCTTGCGGCCCTTGTTGAAGACAACCTTCTTAGCGTTCTTCCGGTACTTCTTGGCTAACTTGATGCGCTTCTTCGTGGCAACTTTCTTAGCCTTCTTGGTAGCCTTCTTCTTAGTAACGGCCTTCTTGACCACACTAGAAGAGGTTGCGCCAGAAGCGGAGCCACTAGTTGCAACGGCATTGCTGCCGGCGGCGTTAGCCGTCGTCGCGATCGTGCCGGCTAAAGTGAAGACAGCCACTAGCCCTAAAACATAACCGAAAATCTTTTTCATGAAATTTTCCCCCTACAGAAAAATATGTAATTTAGACCCCTCAATTATCGCTAATTTAATGATCCGTTTTTCATTCTAGTTTTCTCAATCACTAGTGTCAAGGGGACATTTTTTAATTAACGAGTTATTTCTATCCTCAATTATTAGAATTATCGGAGAGGTGAGTTTTTCGCGGCATGACAAGCTTTCAGCCTTAATTACCCGGCAATGAAATCATCACCAATCCTTAATCCTAGCATTAGTTAATGCCCAACGGTTTGATTCCCTAAAAAAGATCGTTCTTGATTGAACGATCCCTG
Above is a window of Levilactobacillus zymae DNA encoding:
- a CDS encoding ATP-binding protein; translated protein: MKLTTREKSALFMEGVVTVILLLMLNLALLVLIVQAIESNPGLRDGIFIIKRSVVLGPHHYQLWSWENLFIGLMMIGDALVVWWRLIRRYKQMQLHHIIEELHYIANGHFDHRIPFRVSGDVQRVVDSVNALVDSVIHSMDEERAIEKSKDELITNVSHDIRTPLTSIIGYLGLIEDKQYNSETDLLKYTHTAFLKSKQMKSLVDDLFEYTKVRQTDTPLSLTKIDLGAMLEQLAASFELEAQKKGMAIGADVGETPLMMEADPEKLVRIFNNLVSNALKYGDGGKHINLVARRVSEAELEVRVTNDGPKIPKESLALIFERFYRVEESRSKETGGTGLGLAIAQSIVALHGGYIYVESDDALTSFVIHLPTEHAHPLAVPQRLKTAGPTA
- a CDS encoding response regulator transcription factor — translated: MKILVVDDDKEIAQLLEIYIKNEGYEPLTAYNGKEALTKLHTTPDIALMILDVMMPEMSGIEVIKEVRKDSQIPILILSAKTGDMDKIQGLITGADDYVTKPFNPLEVMARVKSLLRRSQDQVTDDSPDVLDIGTLTINKDSHEVKTITGKTVSLTALEFGILYLLASHPNRVFSADEIFERVWRQESIVSAKTVMVHVSHLRDKIEEATNGEKVIQTVWGVGYKIESH
- a CDS encoding matrixin family metalloprotease, producing the protein MFKQIIKQIAIVSATFALAFTTLGGSVNAAENAKTPTWGAWKTTTITYKTDVSSKYYKGVWKNAVKSWNKVGVVELVPAKSGEKADITLTSSNSLKTKGDDLAGYTNYAYYQKSDSNQIVSATSTLNKKLLNKYNYTKTQRTNVATHEIGHALGLSHSKSEASVMYASERYASIEQQDKVALQQAYNN
- a CDS encoding IMP dehydrogenase gives rise to the protein MSNWDTKFAKEGITFDDVLLIPAESHVLPDEVDLSVQLAPNLKLNIPFLSASMDTVTETKMATAMAYNGGLGVIHKNMTTAKQAQMVADVKAIENDAAQHPNAAVDANNHLLVAAAVGVTSDTFERAHALLDAGADAIIIDTAHGHSAGVLRKVAQIREELPDATLIAGNVATGEGTRALFEAGVDVVKVGIGPGSICTTRVVAGVGVPQITAVYDAANVAREFGKPIIADGGMKYSGDIVKAMAAGGNAVMFGSMFAGTDEAPGDVIEDGGKKYKSYRGMGSLAAMEKGSKDRYFQGSVNEANKLVPEGIEARVAYKGSVNDIIFQMIGGLRSGMGYTGSANIQALIDNAQFVKISNAGLRESHPHDVQITKAAPNYK
- a CDS encoding 6-pyruvoyl-tetrahydropterin synthase-related protein, giving the protein MSRWGARHWRLLESLAFLGLSLIWLLPWAFSGRLYLGDDLQFHLNRLQGLTHYIATTGRWWAVPPVTTGAFSEWGYPINLFYPAVTLLPAAWLHLVVNGVTAYYLFLGLVTDLTLELTAWVGRRLLDSRLAGAVLAVIYGFAQYRLLDFFVRGALAEGLVLAVLPLVIYGAYCLIAGDDRQWFWLAIGMALVALTHVLSVVLCSLAILGMLGLWGLRRDRLKARLGHLVLAGGATVLLAATFLVPLAEQLYRSPSLGVMRYQLAQSALQPGQFLRDTLQNRVTSDHVGLGLSLLLASLVAVLAWRRLRSIDRYFLILGWVNVWLATRWFPWRLLQGPLGMLQFPWRCLTLATFFIALAGAQGMVQLGRPSRLREQLGLLVGVTVIVVSLSLTANQRLYRQVATGPKIVTATTYHAATQQAVDQDADYLPAAATPTMAAIRTKSVAVMNTQPNGQRPSGLHVVSRRVQPLGVSYRIRSRTARIVRLPVIYFYDDRVWVNGRPQDFWLDATRVIAVQLRRGINRVTYRYHPTVSQRVSGWVSLVVWLGGLGLVIRWRRRPER
- a CDS encoding teichoic acid glycosyl transferase, with the protein product MTHLKRVLSSHAAQYDYLLAIVGAFLMAFCSYTSPAYYFDVSPDNNAFFTVGKAMMHGIVPYKDIFEQKGPYVYFWHGLAYLVSNRSFLLIFVGEILTLAAAMILVHHLALRLRMTPLTAFLTALLSPVLFLYHPYFDYGDTVEFFTIPLLLSLVYLIVLLDRKGARVSPVWFALQGAFVGLVFLSKYTLLGGWIAFYLILGGYLLAHRQWRHLGRLVLWSGGGFLLTTVPWLVYFLAHGALGDFINVYILFNTHVYLTSSVSVFSNLIQSVVLLAQFYMGDVLFFILGILGTFVLIFQTDLLQQPFTKALYLLVFVTTDLLALYGYQTDTVYQYYQLIYFAFFVLPLIYFAKLFFDRVQLPRLEDPFSIVAVMILSLFLVLGVNGNVTKSRLFPNNSSITERQTKVPQQPAQVEFGRLMRARTPQHHRLTLLNYGSIDMGFYTAAGAVPSLYYFQNYNIPQAAAPQILREQVSAIKHQRVGWVVLNTPHGRSVRNWRGYVGNDGRITAGNLNPGTATLAGPLYRHYRLVAKHSQIFESTNVTYWLFQRKVDQ